The Pantoea eucalypti sequence TCTGTATTGGGTTTCATCGCTCACCTTCCTGTCTGTCGTGCCGTACTTGTGCGGCACGTTGTAATGTTCTGATCTGTCACACGCGTGTTTGCCAGCTTCAGTATAGGGAGGCGTCGCACGTGGCGCATTGTGCAAATGACCACCATTGAGGTATTTCACCGCGTTGTTTTGGGTCGCTTATCCAAAAGCAAGTGAAGAGCCTCACAAACAGCGGGGTAAAGCGTTGTCAGCGGCTAATTTCGCCATGGTATTTGCCACTTTCGTGAGCCACACCGCAGCCTTTTGTGCATCCGCAAGATAATCACTTCATTAATAAGTTTATTCCAGGGCGATACGCCAATGTGATCGCTACGGGCTGTTCTTATACTGAGTTTCGTTAGCCAAAGTCAGGTTATCTGTCACGACGTATTCCTCATCTGATGCAGGGGCAAAGGCGCGTTAATGACCGCAGCTGTCAGCAGCCGGATGAATAAATAAAAGTTTGCCAAAACAAAAAGATCGCCGTGTTTAACCCAATTTCTCTCTGATACCCAACGCGATGTGTATGCAGTCAGAGCGGATGTAGCTCACGCTATATTTCAGGAGTGCATCATGAATAGTTTCAGCCAGACCGCGGAAACGGTGCAGAAGCGCACCAATGCCCGTTACTGGATTGTGGTGATGTTATTTATCGTCACCTCATTCAACTACGGTGACCGCGCAACCATTTCAATTGCCGGTTCGGCGATGTCCAAAGATATCGGCCTCGATTCGGTCGGACTTGGCTATATCTTCTCAGCGTTCTCATGGGCGTATGTCATTGGTCAGATTCCGGGCGGCTGGCTGCTCGATCGCTTCGGCTCAAAACGCGTCTACTTCTGGAGCATCTTCACCTGGTCGCTGTTTACCTTTCTGCAAGGGTTCGTCGATCTGTTCAGCGGCTTTGGCATCATCATGTCGCTGTTTATTCTGCGTTTCCTGGTCGGCCTGGCTGAAGCACCTTCTTTCCCGGGCAACAGCCGCATAGTCGCAGCCTGGTTCCCGGCGCAGGAACGCGGCACGGCGGTGGCGATCTTCAACTCGGCCCAATACTTTGCCACCGTGATCTTCGCACCGATTATGGGCTGGCTGGTCTCTTCCGTGGGCTGGGCGCACGTGTTCTGGTTCATGGGCGGCCTGGGCATCATCCTCAGTTTCATCTGGCTCAAAGTGATACACGATCCCACCGATCATCCTGGCGTGAATAAAGCTGAACTGGAGTACATGGAACAGGGCGGCGCGCTCATCAACATGGATGTCAAAAAGAACACCCGAAAAGTGAGCTGGGGCGAGAAGTGGTTCCAGATCAAACAGCTGCTGACGTCACGCATGATGCTGGGCATCTATCTCGGTCAATACTGTGTTAACGCCTTAACCTACTTCTTTATCACCTGGTTCCCGGTCTATCTGGTACAGGCGCGCGGCATGTCGATTCTTAAAGCGGGCTTTGTTGCGTCGATTCCGGCGGTGTGCGGCTTCCTCGGCGGCGTACTGGGCGGGGTGATCTCTGACTGGCTGATGCGTAAAACCGGCTCGCTGAATATCGCACGTAAAACGCCAATCGTTCTCGGCATGCTGCTCTCTATCTC is a genomic window containing:
- a CDS encoding MFS transporter encodes the protein MNSFSQTAETVQKRTNARYWIVVMLFIVTSFNYGDRATISIAGSAMSKDIGLDSVGLGYIFSAFSWAYVIGQIPGGWLLDRFGSKRVYFWSIFTWSLFTFLQGFVDLFSGFGIIMSLFILRFLVGLAEAPSFPGNSRIVAAWFPAQERGTAVAIFNSAQYFATVIFAPIMGWLVSSVGWAHVFWFMGGLGIILSFIWLKVIHDPTDHPGVNKAELEYMEQGGALINMDVKKNTRKVSWGEKWFQIKQLLTSRMMLGIYLGQYCVNALTYFFITWFPVYLVQARGMSILKAGFVASIPAVCGFLGGVLGGVISDWLMRKTGSLNIARKTPIVLGMLLSISMVMCNYTNTEWMVVFFMALAFFGKGIGALGWAVMADTAPKEISGLSGGLFNMFGNFSGIVTPIAIGYIIATSGSFEGALVYVGIHAFVAALSFLVIAGDIKRVELKTWPGKDAS